A stretch of the Gossypium hirsutum isolate 1008001.06 chromosome D07, Gossypium_hirsutum_v2.1, whole genome shotgun sequence genome encodes the following:
- the LOC107932286 gene encoding stress-response A/B barrel domain-containing protein UP3 isoform X2: MSIIEHVVLFKVKDDTDQAKVNMMLNGLNGLVSLDPVVHLTAGPVFRTRSPISNFTHMLHSRYKSKEDLNSYSAHPDHLRVVKENVLPICDDIMAVDWVADNDPLPLSLPCNSAIKVTFLKLKENVTDEVQGEILGVIKGIKDNVSGIQQITCGENFSPARARGFSIASVAVFNGVNEMEGSEENEEYVNLQKQKPDPVQSP, from the exons ATGTCCATCATTGAGCATGTTGTACTTTTCAAGGTCAAAGATGACACTGACCAGGCAAAGGTCAATATGATGCTCAATGGCCTCAATGGCTTGGTGTCTCTCGACCCTGTTGTCCACCTCACTGCAGGTCCCGTCTTTCGCACAAGGTCTCCGATCTCCAATTTTACGCACATGCTCCATAGCCGGTACAAGTCCAAAGAGGATTTGAACTCATATTCCGCACACCCCGATCACCTTCGTGTCGTCAAGGAAAATGTCCTCCCCATTTGTGATGATATCATGGCCGTTGATTGGGTTGCCGATAACGATCCTTTGCCGTTGTCCTTACCCTGTAACTCTGCCATCAAAGTGACCTTCTTGAAACTTAAAGAGAACGTTACCGATGAAGTGCAAGGTGAGATTTTAGGGGTAATTAAAGGGATTAAGGACAATGTCTCTGGTATTCAACAGATCACTTGTGGGGAGAATTTCTCACCTGCAAGAGCTAGGGGCTTTTCGATTGCCTCGGTTGCGGTTTTTAATGGAGTCAATGAAATGGAAGGGAGTGAGGAAAACGAAGAATATGTGAACCTACAGAAACAGAAG CCTGACCCAGTTCAAAGCCCATGA
- the LOC107932286 gene encoding stress-response A/B barrel domain-containing protein UP3 isoform X1, translated as MSIIEHVVLFKVKDDTDQAKVNMMLNGLNGLVSLDPVVHLTAGPVFRTRSPISNFTHMLHSRYKSKEDLNSYSAHPDHLRVVKENVLPICDDIMAVDWVADNDPLPLSLPCNSAIKVTFLKLKENVTDEVQGEILGVIKGIKDNVSGIQQITCGENFSPARARGFSIASVAVFNGVNEMEGSEENEEYVNLQKQKVRDYLDGVIVVDYVVPSSSSSSSSSSSSSSSSSNL; from the coding sequence ATGTCCATCATTGAGCATGTTGTACTTTTCAAGGTCAAAGATGACACTGACCAGGCAAAGGTCAATATGATGCTCAATGGCCTCAATGGCTTGGTGTCTCTCGACCCTGTTGTCCACCTCACTGCAGGTCCCGTCTTTCGCACAAGGTCTCCGATCTCCAATTTTACGCACATGCTCCATAGCCGGTACAAGTCCAAAGAGGATTTGAACTCATATTCCGCACACCCCGATCACCTTCGTGTCGTCAAGGAAAATGTCCTCCCCATTTGTGATGATATCATGGCCGTTGATTGGGTTGCCGATAACGATCCTTTGCCGTTGTCCTTACCCTGTAACTCTGCCATCAAAGTGACCTTCTTGAAACTTAAAGAGAACGTTACCGATGAAGTGCAAGGTGAGATTTTAGGGGTAATTAAAGGGATTAAGGACAATGTCTCTGGTATTCAACAGATCACTTGTGGGGAGAATTTCTCACCTGCAAGAGCTAGGGGCTTTTCGATTGCCTCGGTTGCGGTTTTTAATGGAGTCAATGAAATGGAAGGGAGTGAGGAAAACGAAGAATATGTGAACCTACAGAAACAGAAGGTTAGGGATTATTTGGATGGTGTCATAGTTGTTGATTATGTGGtgccatcatcatcatcatcatcatcatcatcatcatcatcatcatcatcatcatcaaatcTTTGA